Proteins co-encoded in one Sphingopyxis sp. BE259 genomic window:
- a CDS encoding malate synthase G — protein MTEFLDRAGLSVDSRLADFIEQRALPDTGLDADKFWADFAALLGKFAPENAALLAKREDLQAKIDAWHEARAGQTHDAAAYQAFLREIGYLVPEPASFAVGTQNVDPEIATMAGPQLVVPALNARFALNAANARWGSLYDALYGTDALDAPPAKPGGYDADRGSAVIARAKAFLDDAVPLASGSWADWRGEDLSLADPSQLVGCKPSGILLRHNGLHIELVIDSSSAIGKTDPAGIADVVLEAALTTIIDLEDSVAAVDGEDKVLGYTNWLGLMRGDLTESFAKGGATVTRAMETDREWTSPAGDPFVLHGRSVMFVRNVGHLMTTPMIKLPGDNDAPEGLCDAVITALCALHDLKGLGTLANSRAGSIYIVKPKQHGPEECGFTDRLFDAVEDMLGLARHTMKVGVMDEERRTSANLAACIHAVKDRIVFINTGFLDRTGDEIHTSMRAGPMIPKGEMKASDWIASYEDRNVRIGLACGLSGKAQIGKGMWAMPDLMRAMLEAKIGHPKSGANTAWVPSPTAATLHALHYHQIDVFARQQEIAGETVPSLDRLLNIPVATGRNWSEAEITRELDNNCQGILGYVVRWIDQGVGCSKVPDIDDVGLMEDRATLRIASQALANWLLHGVCSAEQVDAALARMAAKVDGQNAGDPLYEKLTPDGIAYQAARALIFDGVTQPSGYTEPLLHKFRQAKKAAV, from the coding sequence ATGACCGAATTTCTCGACCGCGCAGGCTTGTCCGTCGATTCGCGACTGGCCGATTTCATCGAGCAGCGCGCGCTGCCGGACACGGGACTCGACGCCGACAAATTCTGGGCCGATTTCGCAGCACTACTCGGCAAATTTGCGCCCGAAAACGCCGCGCTGCTCGCCAAGCGGGAGGATTTGCAGGCCAAGATCGATGCCTGGCACGAAGCACGGGCTGGCCAGACGCATGATGCCGCGGCCTATCAGGCTTTCCTGCGCGAGATCGGCTATCTCGTCCCCGAGCCCGCGTCCTTCGCGGTCGGCACCCAGAATGTCGACCCCGAAATCGCAACGATGGCGGGGCCGCAGCTGGTCGTGCCCGCGCTCAATGCCCGTTTCGCGCTTAACGCCGCCAACGCCCGCTGGGGCAGCCTGTATGATGCGCTGTACGGCACCGACGCGCTCGACGCGCCGCCTGCGAAGCCGGGTGGCTATGACGCCGACCGCGGCTCGGCGGTGATCGCGCGCGCCAAGGCGTTTCTCGACGACGCGGTGCCGCTGGCGTCGGGCAGCTGGGCCGACTGGAGGGGTGAGGACCTGTCGCTCGCCGATCCGTCGCAATTGGTCGGCTGCAAACCTAGCGGCATCCTGCTCCGCCACAACGGATTGCACATCGAACTGGTGATCGATTCGTCGAGCGCGATCGGCAAGACCGACCCGGCGGGCATCGCCGACGTCGTGCTCGAAGCCGCGCTGACGACGATCATTGACCTGGAAGACAGCGTCGCCGCGGTCGATGGCGAGGACAAGGTGCTCGGCTACACGAACTGGCTGGGCCTGATGCGCGGCGACCTGACCGAAAGTTTCGCCAAAGGCGGCGCAACCGTGACGCGCGCGATGGAGACCGACCGCGAATGGACCTCGCCGGCGGGCGATCCGTTCGTCCTCCATGGGCGCAGCGTGATGTTCGTGCGCAACGTCGGGCATCTGATGACGACGCCGATGATCAAGCTGCCCGGCGACAATGATGCGCCCGAGGGGCTGTGCGACGCGGTGATCACCGCGCTCTGCGCGCTCCACGACCTCAAAGGCCTTGGCACCCTCGCCAACAGCCGGGCAGGCAGCATCTATATCGTCAAGCCCAAGCAGCATGGCCCCGAGGAATGTGGCTTCACCGACCGGTTATTCGACGCGGTGGAGGATATGCTGGGGCTCGCGCGCCATACGATGAAGGTCGGGGTGATGGACGAGGAGCGCCGCACCAGTGCCAATCTCGCCGCGTGCATTCATGCGGTGAAGGACCGCATCGTGTTCATCAACACCGGCTTTCTCGACCGCACCGGCGATGAAATCCACACCAGCATGCGCGCGGGGCCGATGATCCCGAAGGGCGAGATGAAAGCGTCGGACTGGATCGCGTCCTACGAAGACCGCAACGTCCGCATAGGGCTGGCCTGCGGGCTGTCGGGCAAGGCGCAGATCGGCAAGGGCATGTGGGCGATGCCCGACCTGATGCGCGCGATGCTGGAGGCGAAGATCGGCCATCCCAAATCGGGCGCCAACACCGCATGGGTGCCGTCGCCGACCGCGGCGACGTTGCACGCGCTGCATTATCATCAAATCGATGTGTTCGCGCGGCAGCAGGAGATCGCGGGCGAGACGGTGCCGTCGCTCGACCGGTTGCTGAACATTCCGGTCGCCACCGGGCGCAACTGGAGCGAGGCCGAAATCACTCGCGAGCTCGACAATAATTGCCAGGGCATTTTGGGCTATGTCGTGCGCTGGATCGATCAGGGCGTCGGCTGTTCGAAGGTGCCCGACATCGACGACGTCGGCCTGATGGAAGACCGCGCAACATTGCGGATCGCGTCGCAGGCGCTGGCGAACTGGTTGCTGCATGGCGTGTGTTCGGCGGAACAGGTCGATGCCGCGCTGGCGCGGATGGCGGCGAAGGTCGACGGGCAGAATGCGGGCGATCCGCTGTACGAAAAGCTGACTCCCGACGGGATCGCGTATCAGGCGGCGCGGGCGCTGATCTTTGACGGGGTGACCCAGCCGTCGGGTTATACCGAGCCGTTGCTGCACAAGTTCCGGCAGGCGAAGAAGGCGGCGGTATAG
- a CDS encoding hydrolase gives MTSLTASETATLERAADAPMLARVEQWAAVNSGTGNLAGLKNVAGLLADAFAALPGEVRLVAADPVESVDAAGRVNSIQRGDHLHLRVRPEAPVQLLLTGHMDTVFAADHPFQTLTWREPGVLNGPGTADMKAGISVILAALTALEASPLADRVGYDVMINSDEETGSQASARLIAELAKGKTAALTYEPALPDGTLAGARPGSGNFSVVVHGLSAHAGRNPDDGRNALLAAADLALRLGALKSDVLKVNPAKIDGGGPNNVVPDSAILRVNMRPSTPDAMVAAEIALRDAIAAVSRDHDVHCHLHGGFNRPPKPLDPAATRLFELVRDCGAALGLPPISWNATGGVCDGNNIAACGIPVVDTMGPRGGAIHSADEFLIVDSLAERAQLSALTMIRIAERGTV, from the coding sequence ATGACTTCGCTCACGGCTTCCGAAACCGCGACCCTCGAACGCGCCGCCGACGCGCCAATGCTGGCGCGGGTCGAGCAATGGGCCGCGGTCAACAGCGGAACCGGCAATCTGGCGGGGCTCAAAAATGTCGCGGGATTGCTCGCCGACGCCTTTGCGGCGCTACCGGGCGAGGTACGGCTGGTCGCTGCCGATCCGGTCGAAAGTGTCGATGCCGCGGGCCGCGTGAACAGCATCCAGCGCGGCGATCATCTGCATCTGCGCGTGCGGCCCGAGGCGCCGGTGCAACTGCTGCTGACCGGCCATATGGACACGGTGTTCGCCGCCGATCATCCGTTCCAGACCCTGACATGGCGCGAACCCGGCGTCCTCAACGGCCCCGGCACCGCCGACATGAAGGCGGGCATTTCGGTGATCCTCGCCGCGCTGACCGCGCTCGAAGCCTCGCCGCTGGCGGACCGCGTCGGCTATGACGTGATGATCAACAGCGACGAGGAAACCGGCAGCCAAGCCTCGGCGCGGCTGATCGCAGAACTTGCGAAGGGCAAGACCGCCGCCCTAACCTACGAACCCGCCCTGCCCGACGGCACCTTGGCGGGAGCGCGGCCGGGCAGCGGCAATTTCTCGGTCGTTGTCCACGGCCTGTCGGCGCACGCCGGACGCAACCCCGATGACGGGCGCAACGCGTTGCTTGCCGCCGCCGACTTGGCGTTGCGGCTTGGCGCGCTGAAATCGGACGTGCTCAAGGTCAATCCGGCCAAGATCGACGGCGGAGGGCCGAACAATGTCGTGCCCGACAGCGCGATCCTGCGCGTCAACATGCGGCCTTCGACCCCCGACGCGATGGTGGCGGCCGAAATCGCGCTGCGCGACGCCATTGCCGCGGTATCGCGCGACCACGACGTCCACTGCCACCTCCACGGCGGCTTCAACCGCCCGCCCAAGCCGCTCGATCCCGCCGCGACGCGGCTGTTCGAACTGGTGCGCGATTGCGGCGCCGCGCTCGGGCTGCCACCCATCAGCTGGAACGCGACAGGCGGCGTGTGCGACGGCAACAATATCGCCGCCTGCGGCATCCCGGTGGTCGATACGATGGGACCGCGCGGCGGCGCGATCCACTCGGCAGACGAATTTCTGATCGTCGACAGCCTCGCCGAACGGGCGCAGCTGTCGGCGCTCACGATGATACGCATAGCGGAACGGGGGACAGTGTGA
- a CDS encoding arginine N-succinyltransferase yields the protein MNYVIRAAKPGDLQSIYEMAKLTGGGFTNLPPDKKALRAKLERTEASFASDKEYPSDELYLLVLEDLDSGEVRGTCQIFGQVGQRWPFYSYRIGTDSKHSEQLGRTFQAQILMLSNDLNGSSEVGGLFLHPAARAGGLGLLLARSRYLFIARHRARFGDRILAELRGVIDEAGGSPFWDGVAGKFFGMSFQEADQFNAVNGNQFIADLMPKHPVYIAMLSDHARSVIGVPHPSGRAAMRMLENENFAFENYVDIFDGGPTMTARTDQVASVAGAKHVEVSAIAETGDDALVATGRLADFRCCFGKVGDGSTLDAEAAKLLGVKAGDEISWIGR from the coding sequence GTGAATTACGTGATCCGGGCGGCCAAGCCGGGCGACTTGCAAAGCATTTACGAGATGGCGAAGCTGACCGGCGGCGGCTTTACCAACCTGCCCCCCGACAAAAAGGCCTTGCGCGCGAAGCTCGAGCGCACCGAAGCCTCGTTCGCCAGCGACAAGGAATATCCGTCGGACGAGCTGTATCTCCTCGTGCTCGAAGACCTCGACAGCGGCGAGGTGCGCGGCACCTGCCAGATTTTCGGACAGGTCGGTCAACGCTGGCCTTTCTACTCCTATCGCATCGGCACCGACAGCAAGCATAGCGAGCAGCTGGGCCGCACCTTTCAGGCGCAGATCCTGATGCTCAGCAACGACCTCAACGGGTCGAGCGAGGTCGGCGGATTGTTCCTGCACCCCGCGGCGCGCGCCGGCGGGCTCGGGCTGTTGCTCGCCCGTTCGCGCTACCTGTTCATCGCCCGCCATCGCGCGCGTTTCGGCGATCGCATCCTCGCCGAGCTGCGCGGGGTGATCGACGAGGCGGGCGGCTCGCCTTTCTGGGACGGGGTCGCGGGCAAGTTCTTTGGCATGAGCTTTCAGGAAGCCGACCAGTTCAACGCGGTGAACGGCAATCAGTTCATCGCCGACCTGATGCCCAAGCACCCAGTTTATATCGCGATGCTCAGCGACCATGCGCGCAGCGTCATCGGCGTCCCGCACCCCAGCGGCCGCGCCGCGATGCGGATGCTGGAGAATGAGAATTTCGCGTTCGAAAATTATGTCGATATCTTCGACGGCGGCCCGACGATGACCGCGCGCACCGACCAGGTCGCGAGCGTCGCGGGGGCGAAGCATGTCGAGGTTTCCGCAATTGCCGAAACGGGCGACGACGCGCTGGTCGCCACCGGCCGCCTCGCCGATTTCCGCTGCTGTTTCGGCAAGGTCGGGGACGGATCGACGCTGGATGCAGAGGCAGCGAAGCTGCTCGGGGTCAAGGCGGGCGACGAGATCAGCTGGATCGGCCGCTGA
- a CDS encoding N-succinylarginine dihydrolase, with amino-acid sequence MMLTEINFDGIIGPSHNYAGLSRGNIASASNAGDVSQPRAAALQGIDKMRHNLALGLPQGFFMPLDRPDAPWLATLGTTLADAEGHLRAQAWSASSMWAANAATVSPAPDSADGKCHLTVANLVTMPHRSHEWPGTLAQLRLAFADPAFAVHAPVPAPFGDEGAANHMRLCNGHDGPGVEIFVYGVGGGRFPARQHLDASKAIARHHRLDPARTLFIRQSDTAIQGGAFHNDVVAVANEHVLFTHETAFEDRESAHAEIRAAFPMVEIVEVPASAVTLPDAIKSYLFNAQLVSLPEGGMGLVLPTEAQAIPAVWDWLQAHVAGNGPIRRLLPVNVRQSMANGGGPACLRLRVVADPVTVDPRFMADEVKLDRIAAVVAQHWPEAIAPGDLASATLAGEVRTARGALLEAMGLSELG; translated from the coding sequence CTGATGCTCACCGAAATCAATTTCGACGGGATCATCGGCCCCAGCCATAATTATGCGGGGCTCAGCCGCGGCAACATCGCGTCGGCATCGAACGCGGGCGACGTGTCACAGCCGCGCGCCGCGGCGCTGCAGGGCATCGACAAGATGCGCCACAATCTGGCGCTCGGCCTGCCGCAGGGCTTCTTCATGCCGCTCGACCGCCCCGACGCGCCGTGGCTGGCAACGCTCGGCACGACGTTGGCCGATGCCGAGGGGCATTTGCGCGCGCAGGCGTGGTCGGCGTCTTCGATGTGGGCCGCCAATGCCGCGACGGTGTCCCCCGCCCCCGACAGCGCCGACGGCAAATGCCATCTGACCGTCGCCAACCTGGTCACCATGCCGCACCGCAGTCACGAATGGCCGGGGACGCTGGCACAGCTTCGCCTCGCCTTTGCCGATCCCGCCTTTGCCGTGCACGCGCCGGTCCCGGCCCCCTTCGGCGACGAAGGCGCGGCGAACCATATGCGGCTGTGCAACGGGCACGATGGCCCAGGCGTAGAAATCTTTGTCTATGGAGTCGGTGGCGGGCGTTTTCCGGCCCGCCAGCATCTCGATGCGTCCAAGGCGATTGCCCGCCACCACCGGCTCGACCCGGCGCGCACGCTGTTCATCCGCCAGTCGGATACCGCGATCCAAGGCGGTGCGTTCCATAACGACGTCGTCGCGGTGGCGAATGAGCATGTCCTGTTCACCCACGAAACCGCGTTCGAAGATCGCGAATCTGCACACGCCGAAATCCGCGCGGCGTTTCCCATGGTCGAGATCGTCGAGGTGCCGGCGAGCGCGGTGACGCTGCCCGACGCGATCAAATCCTATCTGTTCAACGCCCAACTCGTCAGCCTGCCTGAGGGCGGCATGGGACTGGTGCTGCCGACCGAGGCGCAGGCGATCCCCGCGGTGTGGGACTGGCTGCAGGCGCATGTCGCGGGCAACGGCCCGATCCGCCGCCTGCTGCCGGTCAACGTCCGCCAGTCGATGGCGAACGGCGGCGGCCCCGCCTGCCTCCGCCTGCGCGTCGTTGCCGACCCGGTGACGGTCGATCCGCGGTTCATGGCGGACGAGGTGAAGCTCGACCGGATCGCCGCGGTGGTCGCCCAGCATTGGCCCGAAGCGATCGCGCCGGGCGATTTGGCATCGGCGACGCTGGCGGGTGAGGTGCGGACTGCGCGGGGGGCTTTGTTGGAGGCGATGGGGCTGAGCGAGTTGGGGTGA
- a CDS encoding alpha/beta hydrolase, which produces MSRISGRPVISTEHVYGLTLRVARWRVGSVGTPLLFLNGIGADIGAAAPLLAQIHGREVWTLDMPGVGASPDALIPYGAPTIAAVVMEIADRFGHKLIDLAGFSWGGALAQQIAIQFPGRVRRLVLMATTPVMGAPGIGWTALFDDDMQASGLKIQTATPLGIAYQTAAMAGWTSAAYLPGLKNLPTLVLTGERDGVMPACYGQMLASLIDGAVLEVVPGSHLFPFTNAAAMAARISAFLDQPTASRQAAA; this is translated from the coding sequence ATGAGCAGGATCAGCGGCCGTCCCGTCATCAGCACCGAGCATGTCTATGGGCTGACGCTGCGCGTCGCGCGCTGGCGCGTTGGCTCGGTGGGTACGCCGCTGCTGTTCCTGAACGGGATCGGCGCCGACATCGGGGCAGCCGCGCCGCTGCTGGCGCAAATTCACGGGCGCGAAGTCTGGACGCTCGACATGCCGGGGGTCGGCGCTTCGCCCGATGCGCTGATCCCTTATGGCGCGCCGACCATCGCGGCGGTGGTCATGGAGATTGCCGACCGTTTTGGCCACAAACTGATCGACCTGGCGGGTTTCAGCTGGGGCGGCGCGCTGGCGCAGCAGATCGCAATCCAGTTTCCGGGACGGGTTCGCCGTTTGGTGCTGATGGCGACGACGCCGGTCATGGGTGCGCCAGGGATCGGCTGGACCGCCCTGTTCGATGACGACATGCAGGCGAGCGGGCTGAAAATCCAGACCGCGACCCCGCTTGGGATTGCGTATCAGACCGCGGCGATGGCGGGATGGACCAGCGCCGCCTATCTGCCGGGGTTGAAGAACCTGCCGACGCTGGTGCTGACGGGCGAGCGCGATGGCGTCATGCCCGCCTGCTATGGCCAGATGCTCGCCAGCCTGATCGACGGCGCGGTGCTGGAGGTGGTACCCGGATCGCACCTCTTCCCCTTCACCAACGCTGCCGCAATGGCGGCGCGAATCAGCGCGTTTCTGGATCAGCCGACCGCGTCGCGACAAGCCGCCGCTTGA
- a CDS encoding alpha/beta hydrolase yields the protein MTIDDDDFYPPPPPRRPLLRRKRVLIPLALLVAIIAIFLALRTSDTDRDAMIAKYSGPAGAFVAGPAGQRIHYRDQGQRSGPAIILLHGSNSSLHTWEPLVQRLGDDYRVVTLDLPGHGLTGGTPDKDYGADGMAAAVDVVAAKLGLDHFILGGNSMGGWVAWRYALAQPDRVDALLLLDAAGMPLRKGEKAPKSNVGFRILKYPFGRWLATQITPRALVEQSLRGSVEKQAIVDEAMIDRYWELLRFPGNREATVLRARMNREPAMGARIGEIKAPTLILFGKQDRIINASAAQSFHERMPGSEVVLLDGIGHLPMEEAPDATAAAIADFLKRRLVATRSADPETR from the coding sequence ATGACGATCGACGACGATGATTTCTACCCGCCGCCGCCGCCGCGGCGCCCGCTGCTCCGGCGCAAGCGGGTGCTCATCCCGCTCGCCCTGCTCGTCGCGATCATCGCCATCTTCCTCGCGCTCCGCACCTCGGACACTGATCGCGACGCGATGATCGCGAAATATAGCGGACCTGCCGGCGCCTTTGTCGCCGGGCCAGCGGGACAGCGCATCCATTATCGCGATCAGGGTCAGCGTAGCGGCCCCGCGATCATCCTGCTCCACGGGTCGAACAGCAGCCTGCATACGTGGGAACCGCTGGTTCAGCGGCTGGGCGACGACTATCGCGTCGTCACGCTCGACCTGCCGGGCCATGGGTTGACCGGCGGCACCCCCGACAAGGATTATGGCGCCGACGGGATGGCGGCGGCAGTCGACGTTGTTGCGGCGAAGCTGGGTCTCGATCATTTCATCCTTGGCGGCAATTCGATGGGCGGCTGGGTCGCGTGGCGCTATGCGCTGGCACAGCCGGACCGCGTCGATGCGCTGCTCTTGCTCGACGCGGCGGGGATGCCGCTCCGCAAGGGAGAGAAAGCACCCAAATCCAATGTCGGTTTTCGTATCCTGAAATATCCGTTCGGGCGCTGGCTCGCGACCCAGATCACCCCGCGCGCGCTGGTCGAACAATCGCTGCGCGGGTCGGTCGAGAAACAGGCGATCGTCGATGAGGCGATGATCGACCGTTATTGGGAGCTGCTGCGCTTTCCCGGCAATCGCGAGGCGACGGTGCTGCGCGCACGGATGAACCGCGAACCGGCGATGGGGGCGCGGATCGGCGAGATTAAGGCGCCGACGCTGATCCTGTTCGGCAAGCAGGACCGGATCATCAACGCCAGCGCCGCGCAAAGTTTTCACGAACGGATGCCGGGTTCGGAGGTCGTGCTGCTGGATGGTATCGGTCACCTGCCGATGGAGGAAGCCCCCGACGCGACGGCGGCGGCGATCGCCGATTTCCTCAAGCGGCGGCTTGTCGCGACGCGGTCGGCTGATCCAGAAACGCGCTGA
- a CDS encoding MFS transporter, producing the protein MTDAGGTSLIDTRQSERKVILASSLGTVFEWYDFYLYGLLATVISAQFFSGVNETTGFIFALAAFAAGFAVRPFGALVFGRIGDLVGRKNTFLVTMGLMGASTFLVGILPNYASIGVAAPILLVVLRLLQGLALGGEYGGAATYVAEHAPEGKRGLFTSFIQTTATLGLFAALGVVITIRTLIGEDAFADWGWRIPFLISIILLGVSLWIRMQLEESPVFKQMKEEGTTSKAPLTEAFGRWGNLKWVIVALFGAVAGQAVVWYSGQFYALFFLEKTLKVDGATANILIAIALALGTPFFILFGWLSDKIGRKPIILAGCALAALTYFPAFQMLTAAANPAMAKAQISAAVRVNADPGACAFQFDPVGKEKFESTGCDIAKSALAKAGVSYTSVTRPNRTGEAADVWIGDRVLIAPEPWRLAEEDRAAAAETFRKELAAATAAAGYPAKADPAAINKPLVVAILFYLVLLVTMVYGPIAALLVELFPSRIRYTAMSLPYHIGNGWFGGFLPTTAFAMVAATGNIYYGLWYPVVVAALTVVIGLLFLPETFRRPIHE; encoded by the coding sequence ATGACGGACGCAGGGGGAACATCACTCATTGACACCCGCCAGAGCGAACGCAAGGTCATCTTGGCCTCGTCGCTCGGCACCGTGTTCGAATGGTATGATTTCTACCTCTACGGCTTGCTCGCGACGGTCATCTCGGCGCAGTTTTTCTCCGGCGTCAACGAAACCACCGGCTTCATCTTCGCGCTCGCCGCCTTTGCGGCGGGTTTCGCGGTGCGGCCGTTCGGGGCGCTGGTGTTCGGGCGCATCGGCGACCTTGTCGGGCGCAAGAACACCTTCCTCGTCACCATGGGCCTGATGGGCGCGTCGACCTTCCTCGTTGGTATCCTGCCCAACTATGCGTCGATCGGAGTTGCCGCGCCGATCCTGCTCGTCGTGCTGCGCCTGCTTCAGGGGCTGGCGCTCGGCGGCGAATATGGCGGTGCCGCGACCTACGTGGCCGAACATGCGCCCGAGGGAAAACGCGGGCTGTTCACCAGCTTCATCCAGACTACCGCGACGCTCGGCCTGTTTGCCGCGCTCGGCGTCGTGATCACGATCCGGACGCTGATCGGCGAGGACGCCTTCGCCGACTGGGGCTGGCGCATCCCGTTCCTGATCTCGATCATCCTGCTCGGCGTGTCGCTGTGGATCCGCATGCAGCTCGAAGAAAGCCCGGTGTTCAAGCAGATGAAGGAAGAGGGCACGACGTCAAAGGCGCCGCTGACCGAAGCCTTTGGCCGCTGGGGCAATTTGAAATGGGTAATCGTCGCGCTGTTCGGTGCGGTCGCGGGGCAGGCGGTGGTGTGGTATTCGGGGCAATTCTATGCGCTGTTCTTCCTCGAAAAGACGCTGAAGGTCGATGGTGCGACCGCGAACATCCTGATCGCCATCGCACTCGCGCTCGGCACGCCGTTTTTCATCCTGTTCGGCTGGCTCAGCGACAAGATCGGGCGCAAGCCGATCATCCTCGCCGGCTGCGCGCTGGCGGCGCTGACCTATTTCCCGGCGTTCCAGATGCTCACCGCCGCTGCCAATCCGGCGATGGCCAAGGCGCAGATAAGCGCCGCAGTGCGGGTCAACGCCGACCCCGGCGCCTGCGCCTTCCAGTTCGATCCGGTCGGCAAGGAAAAGTTCGAAAGCACCGGCTGCGACATCGCCAAATCGGCGCTGGCAAAGGCGGGGGTCAGCTATACCAGCGTGACCCGACCCAACCGTACCGGTGAAGCCGCCGACGTGTGGATCGGTGACCGCGTGCTGATCGCCCCCGAACCGTGGCGCTTGGCCGAGGAGGATCGCGCCGCCGCCGCCGAAACCTTTCGCAAGGAACTGGCTGCCGCGACCGCGGCCGCGGGCTATCCGGCCAAGGCCGACCCCGCGGCGATCAACAAACCGCTTGTCGTCGCGATCCTCTTCTACCTCGTGCTGCTCGTCACGATGGTCTATGGCCCGATCGCGGCGCTGCTGGTCGAGCTGTTCCCCAGCCGCATCCGCTACACCGCAATGTCTTTGCCCTATCATATCGGCAATGGGTGGTTCGGCGGCTTCCTGCCGACGACGGCGTTCGCGATGGTCGCGGCGACCGGCAACATCTATTACGGCCTGTGGTATCCGGTCGTCGTAGCGGCGCTGACCGTTGTCATCGGGCTGCTCTTCCTGCCCGAAACCTTTCGCCGTCCGATTCACGAATAG